From Anopheles arabiensis isolate DONGOLA chromosome 3, AaraD3, whole genome shotgun sequence, a single genomic window includes:
- the LOC120904055 gene encoding PITH domain-containing protein GA19395 isoform X3 produces MNNVECLNEELEGSGKTVFKPYNERLNHDKYVKSDADEELLFNIPFTGNVKLKGIIIIGADDETHPKKMRLFKNRPKMTFDDTSASADQEFSLEKDANGVFEYSTNRLLLHPRVVTFANVHHLSLHIPTNYGGESTTVYYIGLKGEFSEAHHHGVTICTYEARPNVSDHKNNLFDSVNHQIQ; encoded by the exons ATGAACAATGTAGAATGTCTGAACGAAGAGCTGGAAGGATCTGGGAAGACTGTGTTTAAACCATATAATGAGCGTTTAAATCACGATAAG TACGTGAAAAGTGATGCTGACGAGGAACTGCTATTTAACATACCCTTCACCggaaacgtgaagctgaaaggtatcatcatcatcggagCAGACGATGAAACGCACCCAAAAAAAATGCGTCTGTTTAAAAATCGCCCAAAAATGACGTTCGACGATACATCCGCATCGGCGGATCAAGAATTCTCCCTAGAGAAAGATGCGAACGGTGTATTCGAATATTCTACAAA TCGTCTTCTTTTACATCCTAGAGTTGTTACGTTTGCAAACGTGCATCATCTTTCACTGCATATTCCTACCAATTATGGAGGCGAAAGTACAACCGTTTATTATATAGGACTAAAGGGAGAATTTAGTGAAGCACACCATCACGGCGTGACAATTTGTACGTACGAAGCACGTCCTAACGTTTCGGaccataaaaataatttgttcGATTCTGTGAACCACCAAATTCAATGA
- the LOC120900277 gene encoding GTPase-activating protein skywalker isoform X2: protein MPVNAIGAEQLSGIEEESDIYEAFAPHVDTSNISVLTDTPPGKKPNLKSFQDVQSLIQQGKKREAKIVLRENSWPTNSPIRSQLWPALCAQHHVGKTMLDGFYWDMVNQVFGTTELPEKPIMLPPFVDSTHCLPYHLTRKGRAVADRVVSVLGYACPDITYSPTLYPITSILLHFMSEEECYHCMASLVAPKEKVFITQTKLLYEVTWKTVMQIAKKHAKSAVNYLSTMCNGQKPESIFMDWCWWILGGLPFPHLVRVMDCFFHEGIKVFYRVSLAILILFHKHVTSSNSEWDTDAIKNDIDNALPKFCKNIPVSPAKLLRTAFSIRALSSTYISRVFLKTEMLLKSKSVLSGPKQMVRSRSSDNLPTSQSQINVQMMSHTLTIREGAHSPDVRVLSMGVFPIQAIKSKICDQDTLFTLWSWLPVRITMYQPILLYTTEEHGCSLTTFYVRVEQHEPTLLMIKTCNNEVFGAYCSSRWFERNLKDDRGQRQAYFGTGETFLFSLYPERAKYPWVGIEGDTGLGHASELFMAADSKMITIGGGEGQAIWMDENIRFGKTDRCQTFNNPPLCASGDFEIRVLEVYGFVGA, encoded by the exons ATGCCAGTGAATGCTATCGGAGCGGAACAGCTGAGTGGAATCGAGGAAGAGTCTGACATCTACGAAGCCTTTGCGCCCCATGTCGATACGTCCAACATTTCGGTGCTAACGGATACACCGCCCG GAAAAAAGCCAAACTTGAAATCGTTTCAAGACGTGCAATCACTCATTcaacaaggaaaaaaacgcgAAGCAAAGATAGTGTTAAGAGAAAACTCATGGCCCACCAATTCACCAATTCGTTCACAACTATGGCCAGCTTTATGTGCCCAACATCACGTTGGAAAAACGATGCTGGACGGATTCTATTGGGATATGGTGAATCAG GTTTTCGGTACGACAGAATTGCCCGAGAAACCTATAATGCTGCCACCGTTCGTCGATTCAACACATTGTCTGCCCTATCATTTGACACGGAAAGGTCGAGCGGTGGCTGATCGAGTAGTAAGTGTGCTCGGTTACGCCTGTCCAGACATTACGTACAGCCCTACGCTCTACCCTATTACTTCCATTTTGTTACACTTTATGTCTG aGGAAGAATGCTACCACTGTATGGCCAGCCTTGTTGCCCCGAAGGAGAAAGTTTTTATTACTCAAACAAAGTTACTTTATGAGGTCACGTGGAAGACTGTGATGCAAATTGCCAAAAAACATGCG aAATCTGCTGTTAATTACCTATCGACAATGTGCAACGGACAAAAGCCTGAATCGATCTTCATGGATTGGTGCTGGTGGATATTAGGTGGATTACCTTTCCCGCATCTTGTACGAGTAATGGATTGCTTTTTCCACGAGGGAATTAAGGTTTTCTATCGCGTATCGTTGGCTATATTGATACTTTTTCACAAACACGTTACCAGCAGTAATTCCGAGTGGGACACAGATGCGATAAAAAATGACATCGATAATGCCCTTCCAAAGTTCTGTAAAAATATACCAGTCTCACCGGCAAAGCTGCTCCGGACAGCTTTTAGTATTAGAGCTCTTAG TTCTACGTACATATCTAGAGTTTTTTTGAAGACTGAAATGTTACTAAAGAGTAAGTCAGTACTAAGTGGGCCGAAGCAAATGGTAAGATCACGTTCTAGCGATAATTTACCAACGAGTCAATCCCAGATCAACGTACAAATGATGTCTCACACCTTAACGATTCGGGAG GGGGCTCATTCTCCTGACGTACGAGTCTTGTCCATGGGAGTTTTTCCAATTCAAGCAATAAAGAGTAAAATATGTGATCAGGACACA CTGTTTACGCTCTGGTCTTGGCTACCAGTAAGAATCACAATGTATCAACCCATTCTACTGTATACAACAGAAGAACATGGATGCTCTTTGACAACGTTTTACGTTAGAGTAGAACAACATGAACCAACACTGTTAATGATTAAAACGTGTAATAACGAA GTGTTTGGTGCTTACTGTTCGTCCCGATGGTTTGAACGCAATTTAAAAGACGATCGTGGACAGCGTCAAGCTTACTTTGGCACGGGAGAAACGTTTCTGTTTTCACTTTATCCCGAACGTGCCAAATATCCGTGGGTCGGAATAGAGGGTGATACGGGCTTGGGCCATGCATCTGAGCTATTTATGGCTGCTGACTCCAAGATGATTACTATCGGCGGCGG TGAGGGGCAAGCTATCTGGATGGATGAAAATATTCGTTTCGGCAAAACCGACCGGTGCCAAACATTTAATAACCCACCGCTTTGTGCTTCTGGCGATTTTGAGATACGTGTTTTGGAGGTGTACGGTTTTGTAGGAGCGTGA
- the LOC120900277 gene encoding GTPase-activating protein skywalker isoform X1, whose amino-acid sequence MVAKTPEGISLENLSKRASVYIDPDCDLYLELQYLQSSRLTKCACFDIHLLTSKGKKPNLKSFQDVQSLIQQGKKREAKIVLRENSWPTNSPIRSQLWPALCAQHHVGKTMLDGFYWDMVNQVFGTTELPEKPIMLPPFVDSTHCLPYHLTRKGRAVADRVVSVLGYACPDITYSPTLYPITSILLHFMSEEECYHCMASLVAPKEKVFITQTKLLYEVTWKTVMQIAKKHAKSAVNYLSTMCNGQKPESIFMDWCWWILGGLPFPHLVRVMDCFFHEGIKVFYRVSLAILILFHKHVTSSNSEWDTDAIKNDIDNALPKFCKNIPVSPAKLLRTAFSIRALSSTYISRVFLKTEMLLKSKSVLSGPKQMVRSRSSDNLPTSQSQINVQMMSHTLTIREGAHSPDVRVLSMGVFPIQAIKSKICDQDTLFTLWSWLPVRITMYQPILLYTTEEHGCSLTTFYVRVEQHEPTLLMIKTCNNEVFGAYCSSRWFERNLKDDRGQRQAYFGTGETFLFSLYPERAKYPWVGIEGDTGLGHASELFMAADSKMITIGGGEGQAIWMDENIRFGKTDRCQTFNNPPLCASGDFEIRVLEVYGFVGA is encoded by the exons ATGGTTGCAAAAACGCCGGAAGGCATATCTTTGGAAAATCTTAGCAAACGAGCATCGGTTTATATTGATCCTGATTGTGATTTGTACCTAGAGCTGCAATATTTGCAATCTTCAAGGCTTACAAAATGTGCCTGTTTCGACATCCACCTATTGACATCGAAAG GAAAAAAGCCAAACTTGAAATCGTTTCAAGACGTGCAATCACTCATTcaacaaggaaaaaaacgcgAAGCAAAGATAGTGTTAAGAGAAAACTCATGGCCCACCAATTCACCAATTCGTTCACAACTATGGCCAGCTTTATGTGCCCAACATCACGTTGGAAAAACGATGCTGGACGGATTCTATTGGGATATGGTGAATCAG GTTTTCGGTACGACAGAATTGCCCGAGAAACCTATAATGCTGCCACCGTTCGTCGATTCAACACATTGTCTGCCCTATCATTTGACACGGAAAGGTCGAGCGGTGGCTGATCGAGTAGTAAGTGTGCTCGGTTACGCCTGTCCAGACATTACGTACAGCCCTACGCTCTACCCTATTACTTCCATTTTGTTACACTTTATGTCTG aGGAAGAATGCTACCACTGTATGGCCAGCCTTGTTGCCCCGAAGGAGAAAGTTTTTATTACTCAAACAAAGTTACTTTATGAGGTCACGTGGAAGACTGTGATGCAAATTGCCAAAAAACATGCG aAATCTGCTGTTAATTACCTATCGACAATGTGCAACGGACAAAAGCCTGAATCGATCTTCATGGATTGGTGCTGGTGGATATTAGGTGGATTACCTTTCCCGCATCTTGTACGAGTAATGGATTGCTTTTTCCACGAGGGAATTAAGGTTTTCTATCGCGTATCGTTGGCTATATTGATACTTTTTCACAAACACGTTACCAGCAGTAATTCCGAGTGGGACACAGATGCGATAAAAAATGACATCGATAATGCCCTTCCAAAGTTCTGTAAAAATATACCAGTCTCACCGGCAAAGCTGCTCCGGACAGCTTTTAGTATTAGAGCTCTTAG TTCTACGTACATATCTAGAGTTTTTTTGAAGACTGAAATGTTACTAAAGAGTAAGTCAGTACTAAGTGGGCCGAAGCAAATGGTAAGATCACGTTCTAGCGATAATTTACCAACGAGTCAATCCCAGATCAACGTACAAATGATGTCTCACACCTTAACGATTCGGGAG GGGGCTCATTCTCCTGACGTACGAGTCTTGTCCATGGGAGTTTTTCCAATTCAAGCAATAAAGAGTAAAATATGTGATCAGGACACA CTGTTTACGCTCTGGTCTTGGCTACCAGTAAGAATCACAATGTATCAACCCATTCTACTGTATACAACAGAAGAACATGGATGCTCTTTGACAACGTTTTACGTTAGAGTAGAACAACATGAACCAACACTGTTAATGATTAAAACGTGTAATAACGAA GTGTTTGGTGCTTACTGTTCGTCCCGATGGTTTGAACGCAATTTAAAAGACGATCGTGGACAGCGTCAAGCTTACTTTGGCACGGGAGAAACGTTTCTGTTTTCACTTTATCCCGAACGTGCCAAATATCCGTGGGTCGGAATAGAGGGTGATACGGGCTTGGGCCATGCATCTGAGCTATTTATGGCTGCTGACTCCAAGATGATTACTATCGGCGGCGG TGAGGGGCAAGCTATCTGGATGGATGAAAATATTCGTTTCGGCAAAACCGACCGGTGCCAAACATTTAATAACCCACCGCTTTGTGCTTCTGGCGATTTTGAGATACGTGTTTTGGAGGTGTACGGTTTTGTAGGAGCGTGA
- the LOC120904055 gene encoding PITH domain-containing protein GA19395 isoform X2, which yields MPHGHSHGGGCEHEALGIENELEIGIHYSLYEKIDMNNVECLNEELEGSGKTVFKPYNERLNHDKYVKSDADEELLFNIPFTGNVKLKGIIIIGADDETHPKKMRLFKNRPKMTFDDTSASADQEFSLEKDANGVFEYSTKVVTFANVHHLSLHIPTNYGGESTTVYYIGLKGEFSEAHHHGVTICTYEARPNVSDHKNNLFDSVNHQIQ from the exons ATGCCGCATGGACACTCACACGGTGGTGGCTGCGAACATGAAGCATTGGGAATTGAAAATGAATTGGAAATAGGTATACATTACAGTCTGTATGAGAAGATTGATATGAACAATGTAGAATGTCTGAACGAAGAGCTGGAAGGATCTGGGAAGACTGTGTTTAAACCATATAATGAGCGTTTAAATCACGATAAG TACGTGAAAAGTGATGCTGACGAGGAACTGCTATTTAACATACCCTTCACCggaaacgtgaagctgaaaggtatcatcatcatcggagCAGACGATGAAACGCACCCAAAAAAAATGCGTCTGTTTAAAAATCGCCCAAAAATGACGTTCGACGATACATCCGCATCGGCGGATCAAGAATTCTCCCTAGAGAAAGATGCGAACGGTGTATTCGAATATTCTACAAA AGTTGTTACGTTTGCAAACGTGCATCATCTTTCACTGCATATTCCTACCAATTATGGAGGCGAAAGTACAACCGTTTATTATATAGGACTAAAGGGAGAATTTAGTGAAGCACACCATCACGGCGTGACAATTTGTACGTACGAAGCACGTCCTAACGTTTCGGaccataaaaataatttgttcGATTCTGTGAACCACCAAATTCAATGA
- the LOC120900277 gene encoding GTPase-activating protein skywalker isoform X4, translating to MVAKTPEGISLENLSKRASVYIDPDCDLYLELQYLQSSRLTKCACFDIHLLTSKGKKPNLKSFQDVQSLIQQGKKREAKIVLRENSWPTNSPIRSQLWPALCAQHHVGKTMLDGFYWDMVNQVFGTTELPEKPIMLPPFVDSTHCLPYHLTRKGRAVADRVVSVLGYACPDITYSPTLYPITSILLHFMSEEECYHCMASLVAPKEKVFITQTKLLYEVTWKTVMQIAKKHAKSAVNYLSTMCNGQKPESIFMDWCWWILGGLPFPHLVRVMDCFFHEGIKVFYRVSLAILILFHKHVTSSNSEWDTDAIKNDIDNALPKFCKNIPVSPAKLLRTAFSIRALSSTYISRVFLKTEMLLKSKSVLSGPKQMVRSRSSDNLPTSQSQINVQMMSHTLTIRELFTLWSWLPVRITMYQPILLYTTEEHGCSLTTFYVRVEQHEPTLLMIKTCNNEVFGAYCSSRWFERNLKDDRGQRQAYFGTGETFLFSLYPERAKYPWVGIEGDTGLGHASELFMAADSKMITIGGGEGQAIWMDENIRFGKTDRCQTFNNPPLCASGDFEIRVLEVYGFVGA from the exons ATGGTTGCAAAAACGCCGGAAGGCATATCTTTGGAAAATCTTAGCAAACGAGCATCGGTTTATATTGATCCTGATTGTGATTTGTACCTAGAGCTGCAATATTTGCAATCTTCAAGGCTTACAAAATGTGCCTGTTTCGACATCCACCTATTGACATCGAAAG GAAAAAAGCCAAACTTGAAATCGTTTCAAGACGTGCAATCACTCATTcaacaaggaaaaaaacgcgAAGCAAAGATAGTGTTAAGAGAAAACTCATGGCCCACCAATTCACCAATTCGTTCACAACTATGGCCAGCTTTATGTGCCCAACATCACGTTGGAAAAACGATGCTGGACGGATTCTATTGGGATATGGTGAATCAG GTTTTCGGTACGACAGAATTGCCCGAGAAACCTATAATGCTGCCACCGTTCGTCGATTCAACACATTGTCTGCCCTATCATTTGACACGGAAAGGTCGAGCGGTGGCTGATCGAGTAGTAAGTGTGCTCGGTTACGCCTGTCCAGACATTACGTACAGCCCTACGCTCTACCCTATTACTTCCATTTTGTTACACTTTATGTCTG aGGAAGAATGCTACCACTGTATGGCCAGCCTTGTTGCCCCGAAGGAGAAAGTTTTTATTACTCAAACAAAGTTACTTTATGAGGTCACGTGGAAGACTGTGATGCAAATTGCCAAAAAACATGCG aAATCTGCTGTTAATTACCTATCGACAATGTGCAACGGACAAAAGCCTGAATCGATCTTCATGGATTGGTGCTGGTGGATATTAGGTGGATTACCTTTCCCGCATCTTGTACGAGTAATGGATTGCTTTTTCCACGAGGGAATTAAGGTTTTCTATCGCGTATCGTTGGCTATATTGATACTTTTTCACAAACACGTTACCAGCAGTAATTCCGAGTGGGACACAGATGCGATAAAAAATGACATCGATAATGCCCTTCCAAAGTTCTGTAAAAATATACCAGTCTCACCGGCAAAGCTGCTCCGGACAGCTTTTAGTATTAGAGCTCTTAG TTCTACGTACATATCTAGAGTTTTTTTGAAGACTGAAATGTTACTAAAGAGTAAGTCAGTACTAAGTGGGCCGAAGCAAATGGTAAGATCACGTTCTAGCGATAATTTACCAACGAGTCAATCCCAGATCAACGTACAAATGATGTCTCACACCTTAACGATTCGGGAG CTGTTTACGCTCTGGTCTTGGCTACCAGTAAGAATCACAATGTATCAACCCATTCTACTGTATACAACAGAAGAACATGGATGCTCTTTGACAACGTTTTACGTTAGAGTAGAACAACATGAACCAACACTGTTAATGATTAAAACGTGTAATAACGAA GTGTTTGGTGCTTACTGTTCGTCCCGATGGTTTGAACGCAATTTAAAAGACGATCGTGGACAGCGTCAAGCTTACTTTGGCACGGGAGAAACGTTTCTGTTTTCACTTTATCCCGAACGTGCCAAATATCCGTGGGTCGGAATAGAGGGTGATACGGGCTTGGGCCATGCATCTGAGCTATTTATGGCTGCTGACTCCAAGATGATTACTATCGGCGGCGG TGAGGGGCAAGCTATCTGGATGGATGAAAATATTCGTTTCGGCAAAACCGACCGGTGCCAAACATTTAATAACCCACCGCTTTGTGCTTCTGGCGATTTTGAGATACGTGTTTTGGAGGTGTACGGTTTTGTAGGAGCGTGA
- the LOC120900277 gene encoding GTPase-activating protein skywalker isoform X5, which translates to MLDGFYWDMVNQVFGTTELPEKPIMLPPFVDSTHCLPYHLTRKGRAVADRVVSVLGYACPDITYSPTLYPITSILLHFMSEEECYHCMASLVAPKEKVFITQTKLLYEVTWKTVMQIAKKHAKSAVNYLSTMCNGQKPESIFMDWCWWILGGLPFPHLVRVMDCFFHEGIKVFYRVSLAILILFHKHVTSSNSEWDTDAIKNDIDNALPKFCKNIPVSPAKLLRTAFSIRALSSTYISRVFLKTEMLLKSKSVLSGPKQMVRSRSSDNLPTSQSQINVQMMSHTLTIREGAHSPDVRVLSMGVFPIQAIKSKICDQDTLFTLWSWLPVRITMYQPILLYTTEEHGCSLTTFYVRVEQHEPTLLMIKTCNNEVFGAYCSSRWFERNLKDDRGQRQAYFGTGETFLFSLYPERAKYPWVGIEGDTGLGHASELFMAADSKMITIGGGEGQAIWMDENIRFGKTDRCQTFNNPPLCASGDFEIRVLEVYGFVGA; encoded by the exons ATGCTGGACGGATTCTATTGGGATATGGTGAATCAG GTTTTCGGTACGACAGAATTGCCCGAGAAACCTATAATGCTGCCACCGTTCGTCGATTCAACACATTGTCTGCCCTATCATTTGACACGGAAAGGTCGAGCGGTGGCTGATCGAGTAGTAAGTGTGCTCGGTTACGCCTGTCCAGACATTACGTACAGCCCTACGCTCTACCCTATTACTTCCATTTTGTTACACTTTATGTCTG aGGAAGAATGCTACCACTGTATGGCCAGCCTTGTTGCCCCGAAGGAGAAAGTTTTTATTACTCAAACAAAGTTACTTTATGAGGTCACGTGGAAGACTGTGATGCAAATTGCCAAAAAACATGCG aAATCTGCTGTTAATTACCTATCGACAATGTGCAACGGACAAAAGCCTGAATCGATCTTCATGGATTGGTGCTGGTGGATATTAGGTGGATTACCTTTCCCGCATCTTGTACGAGTAATGGATTGCTTTTTCCACGAGGGAATTAAGGTTTTCTATCGCGTATCGTTGGCTATATTGATACTTTTTCACAAACACGTTACCAGCAGTAATTCCGAGTGGGACACAGATGCGATAAAAAATGACATCGATAATGCCCTTCCAAAGTTCTGTAAAAATATACCAGTCTCACCGGCAAAGCTGCTCCGGACAGCTTTTAGTATTAGAGCTCTTAG TTCTACGTACATATCTAGAGTTTTTTTGAAGACTGAAATGTTACTAAAGAGTAAGTCAGTACTAAGTGGGCCGAAGCAAATGGTAAGATCACGTTCTAGCGATAATTTACCAACGAGTCAATCCCAGATCAACGTACAAATGATGTCTCACACCTTAACGATTCGGGAG GGGGCTCATTCTCCTGACGTACGAGTCTTGTCCATGGGAGTTTTTCCAATTCAAGCAATAAAGAGTAAAATATGTGATCAGGACACA CTGTTTACGCTCTGGTCTTGGCTACCAGTAAGAATCACAATGTATCAACCCATTCTACTGTATACAACAGAAGAACATGGATGCTCTTTGACAACGTTTTACGTTAGAGTAGAACAACATGAACCAACACTGTTAATGATTAAAACGTGTAATAACGAA GTGTTTGGTGCTTACTGTTCGTCCCGATGGTTTGAACGCAATTTAAAAGACGATCGTGGACAGCGTCAAGCTTACTTTGGCACGGGAGAAACGTTTCTGTTTTCACTTTATCCCGAACGTGCCAAATATCCGTGGGTCGGAATAGAGGGTGATACGGGCTTGGGCCATGCATCTGAGCTATTTATGGCTGCTGACTCCAAGATGATTACTATCGGCGGCGG TGAGGGGCAAGCTATCTGGATGGATGAAAATATTCGTTTCGGCAAAACCGACCGGTGCCAAACATTTAATAACCCACCGCTTTGTGCTTCTGGCGATTTTGAGATACGTGTTTTGGAGGTGTACGGTTTTGTAGGAGCGTGA
- the LOC120900277 gene encoding GTPase-activating protein skywalker isoform X3, with translation MVAKTPEGISLENLSKRASVYIDPDCDLYLELQYLQSSRLTKCACFDIHLLTSKGKKPNLKSFQDVQSLIQQGKKREAKIVLRENSWPTNSPIRSQLWPALCAQHHVGKTMLDGFYWDMVNQVFGTTELPEKPIMLPPFVDSTHCLPYHLTRKGRAVADRVVSVLGYACPDITYSPTLYPITSILLHFMSEEECYHCMASLVAPKEKVFITQTKLLYEVTWKTVMQIAKKHAKSAVNYLSTMCNGQKPESIFMDWCWWILGGLPFPHLVRVMDCFFHEGIKVFYRVSLAILILFHKHVTSSNSEWDTDAIKNDIDNALPKFCKNIPVSPAKLLRTAFSIRALSSTYISRVFLKTEMLLKSKSVLSGPKQMVRSRSSDNLPTSQSQINVQMMSHTLTIREKYREGLDTCRAMLFTLWSWLPVRITMYQPILLYTTEEHGCSLTTFYVRVEQHEPTLLMIKTCNNEVFGAYCSSRWFERNLKDDRGQRQAYFGTGETFLFSLYPERAKYPWVGIEGDTGLGHASELFMAADSKMITIGGGEGQAIWMDENIRFGKTDRCQTFNNPPLCASGDFEIRVLEVYGFVGA, from the exons ATGGTTGCAAAAACGCCGGAAGGCATATCTTTGGAAAATCTTAGCAAACGAGCATCGGTTTATATTGATCCTGATTGTGATTTGTACCTAGAGCTGCAATATTTGCAATCTTCAAGGCTTACAAAATGTGCCTGTTTCGACATCCACCTATTGACATCGAAAG GAAAAAAGCCAAACTTGAAATCGTTTCAAGACGTGCAATCACTCATTcaacaaggaaaaaaacgcgAAGCAAAGATAGTGTTAAGAGAAAACTCATGGCCCACCAATTCACCAATTCGTTCACAACTATGGCCAGCTTTATGTGCCCAACATCACGTTGGAAAAACGATGCTGGACGGATTCTATTGGGATATGGTGAATCAG GTTTTCGGTACGACAGAATTGCCCGAGAAACCTATAATGCTGCCACCGTTCGTCGATTCAACACATTGTCTGCCCTATCATTTGACACGGAAAGGTCGAGCGGTGGCTGATCGAGTAGTAAGTGTGCTCGGTTACGCCTGTCCAGACATTACGTACAGCCCTACGCTCTACCCTATTACTTCCATTTTGTTACACTTTATGTCTG aGGAAGAATGCTACCACTGTATGGCCAGCCTTGTTGCCCCGAAGGAGAAAGTTTTTATTACTCAAACAAAGTTACTTTATGAGGTCACGTGGAAGACTGTGATGCAAATTGCCAAAAAACATGCG aAATCTGCTGTTAATTACCTATCGACAATGTGCAACGGACAAAAGCCTGAATCGATCTTCATGGATTGGTGCTGGTGGATATTAGGTGGATTACCTTTCCCGCATCTTGTACGAGTAATGGATTGCTTTTTCCACGAGGGAATTAAGGTTTTCTATCGCGTATCGTTGGCTATATTGATACTTTTTCACAAACACGTTACCAGCAGTAATTCCGAGTGGGACACAGATGCGATAAAAAATGACATCGATAATGCCCTTCCAAAGTTCTGTAAAAATATACCAGTCTCACCGGCAAAGCTGCTCCGGACAGCTTTTAGTATTAGAGCTCTTAG TTCTACGTACATATCTAGAGTTTTTTTGAAGACTGAAATGTTACTAAAGAGTAAGTCAGTACTAAGTGGGCCGAAGCAAATGGTAAGATCACGTTCTAGCGATAATTTACCAACGAGTCAATCCCAGATCAACGTACAAATGATGTCTCACACCTTAACGATTCGGGAG AAATATCGAGAAGGTTTAGATACCTGCCGTGCAATG CTGTTTACGCTCTGGTCTTGGCTACCAGTAAGAATCACAATGTATCAACCCATTCTACTGTATACAACAGAAGAACATGGATGCTCTTTGACAACGTTTTACGTTAGAGTAGAACAACATGAACCAACACTGTTAATGATTAAAACGTGTAATAACGAA GTGTTTGGTGCTTACTGTTCGTCCCGATGGTTTGAACGCAATTTAAAAGACGATCGTGGACAGCGTCAAGCTTACTTTGGCACGGGAGAAACGTTTCTGTTTTCACTTTATCCCGAACGTGCCAAATATCCGTGGGTCGGAATAGAGGGTGATACGGGCTTGGGCCATGCATCTGAGCTATTTATGGCTGCTGACTCCAAGATGATTACTATCGGCGGCGG TGAGGGGCAAGCTATCTGGATGGATGAAAATATTCGTTTCGGCAAAACCGACCGGTGCCAAACATTTAATAACCCACCGCTTTGTGCTTCTGGCGATTTTGAGATACGTGTTTTGGAGGTGTACGGTTTTGTAGGAGCGTGA
- the LOC120904055 gene encoding PITH domain-containing protein GA19395 isoform X1, with amino-acid sequence MPHGHSHGGGCEHEALGIENELEIGIHYSLYEKIDMNNVECLNEELEGSGKTVFKPYNERLNHDKYVKSDADEELLFNIPFTGNVKLKGIIIIGADDETHPKKMRLFKNRPKMTFDDTSASADQEFSLEKDANGVFEYSTNRLLLHPRVVTFANVHHLSLHIPTNYGGESTTVYYIGLKGEFSEAHHHGVTICTYEARPNVSDHKNNLFDSVNHQIQ; translated from the exons ATGCCGCATGGACACTCACACGGTGGTGGCTGCGAACATGAAGCATTGGGAATTGAAAATGAATTGGAAATAGGTATACATTACAGTCTGTATGAGAAGATTGATATGAACAATGTAGAATGTCTGAACGAAGAGCTGGAAGGATCTGGGAAGACTGTGTTTAAACCATATAATGAGCGTTTAAATCACGATAAG TACGTGAAAAGTGATGCTGACGAGGAACTGCTATTTAACATACCCTTCACCggaaacgtgaagctgaaaggtatcatcatcatcggagCAGACGATGAAACGCACCCAAAAAAAATGCGTCTGTTTAAAAATCGCCCAAAAATGACGTTCGACGATACATCCGCATCGGCGGATCAAGAATTCTCCCTAGAGAAAGATGCGAACGGTGTATTCGAATATTCTACAAA TCGTCTTCTTTTACATCCTAGAGTTGTTACGTTTGCAAACGTGCATCATCTTTCACTGCATATTCCTACCAATTATGGAGGCGAAAGTACAACCGTTTATTATATAGGACTAAAGGGAGAATTTAGTGAAGCACACCATCACGGCGTGACAATTTGTACGTACGAAGCACGTCCTAACGTTTCGGaccataaaaataatttgttcGATTCTGTGAACCACCAAATTCAATGA